From Providencia sp. R33, a single genomic window includes:
- the uhpT gene encoding hexose-6-phosphate:phosphate antiporter gives MSSKLSFFDIKRLPIGKVPLSVQRDLWLRKFMEPFLVMCLAYTGIYFLRYNFKAATPFIIEQTDFTLSDLGTVGFGFSITYSLGRVLLSYYIDGKNTKKILSFLLLLSCASSFAIGMFLLSSGHSLGIFIFLWALTGLFQAPGGPCSNSTINRWTPRKNRGRYISWWNASHNIGAILAGPIALFGMEYAFNGNVAGMFIFPILFAAVIATFGLFFGKDDPSELGWNTPEEIFDEPVSKADTAAESMSKRDIFVKYVLKNPAVWFLCFANLCVYTIRIGVDNWSVAYVKMALNWDDISAIGTITALELGGFLGSLTWGYVSDKMGGRRALLGMLCMISVIFPLIAYQNMTSVWGIYIALFFEGFFIFGPVILIGISIIGFAPKCATAVVNSIPGFFGYLFGDGMAKVLVSRIADPKGDGISLGGLTLHGWSDTFYLLFAATAVGIVMLGVVAIYEERKIRLDRAVE, from the coding sequence ATGAGTTCTAAACTTTCCTTTTTTGATATTAAAAGACTCCCGATTGGCAAGGTCCCTCTCTCTGTACAACGCGATTTATGGCTACGCAAATTTATGGAACCCTTCTTGGTGATGTGTCTCGCCTACACAGGGATCTACTTTCTACGCTATAACTTCAAAGCTGCAACCCCGTTCATTATTGAACAAACAGATTTTACGTTGAGTGATTTAGGTACCGTGGGGTTTGGTTTCTCCATTACCTATAGCTTAGGGCGGGTATTGCTCTCCTATTATATTGATGGGAAGAATACCAAGAAGATACTCAGTTTCTTGCTATTGCTGTCCTGTGCATCTTCATTCGCGATTGGGATGTTTTTGCTGTCTTCAGGCCATTCACTAGGGATATTTATTTTCCTCTGGGCGCTGACTGGATTATTCCAAGCACCGGGTGGGCCTTGCTCAAACTCAACCATTAACCGCTGGACGCCAAGAAAGAACCGTGGCCGTTATATTTCATGGTGGAATGCGTCTCATAATATTGGTGCAATCTTAGCAGGCCCTATTGCTTTGTTTGGGATGGAATACGCCTTTAACGGCAATGTCGCTGGGATGTTTATTTTCCCTATTTTATTTGCCGCCGTTATTGCTACGTTTGGCCTATTTTTTGGGAAAGATGACCCGTCTGAGCTTGGGTGGAATACGCCAGAAGAAATTTTTGACGAGCCTGTTTCTAAAGCAGATACCGCGGCAGAAAGCATGTCTAAGCGTGATATTTTCGTCAAATATGTGCTGAAAAACCCTGCCGTTTGGTTTTTATGTTTTGCGAATTTATGTGTGTATACCATTCGGATTGGGGTGGATAACTGGAGTGTGGCGTACGTTAAAATGGCGCTCAACTGGGATGATATTTCTGCGATTGGTACAATCACTGCCCTTGAGCTTGGTGGCTTTTTAGGCTCGCTAACGTGGGGTTATGTTTCGGATAAAATGGGTGGAAGGCGTGCGCTACTGGGTATGCTGTGTATGATTTCTGTGATTTTCCCATTGATTGCTTATCAAAATATGACCAGTGTTTGGGGAATCTATATTGCCTTGTTTTTTGAAGGGTTCTTTATTTTTGGCCCTGTGATCCTGATTGGTATTTCTATCATTGGGTTTGCGCCAAAATGTGCCACTGCGGTGGTTAACTCAATTCCTGGCTTCTTTGGTTACCTATTCGGTGATGGGATGGCAAAAGTCCTCGTTTCTCGCATTGCAGACCCAAAAGGAGATGGTATTTCATTGGGTGGTCTCACATTGCATGGCTGGTCAGATACATTCTATTTATTATTTGCTGCAACGGCGGTGGGGATTGTGATGTTAGGTGTTGTCGCCATTTATGAAGAGCGGAAAATTCGTTTAGATAGAGCGGTAGAATAA
- a CDS encoding MFS transporter, which produces MVTQSNVETNQQAAQERLNTPEGKKDFRRAIFSCWLGTTMEYADFALYGLAAGIIFGDVFFPDATPIMALLSSFAAYSVGFIARPIGALFFGWLGDKHGRKMVMVITIALMGLSTTLIGAIPSHAQIGVWAPVCLVILRFAQGLGAGAELSGGTVMLGEYAPVKRRGLVSSIIALGSNSGTLLASMIWLIVLQLDKESLMSWGWRIPFLGSILIALAALFIRQHMRETPVFERQKELLAEERRKALESDTIIHAVDNRSFWQKTRAFWTMVGLRIGENGPSYLAQGFIIGYVTKILLVEKSVPTTAVLIASILGFAIIPFAGWLSDRFGRRIVYRWFCFLLMLYAVPAFMLLDSREPMIVIPTIVVGMGLASLGIFGVQAAWGVELFGVRNRYTKMAFAKELGSILSGGTAPLVAAALLSWTGHWWPIAIYFMGMACIGLVTTFFAPETRGRDLNLPEDAI; this is translated from the coding sequence ATGGTCACACAATCAAATGTTGAGACTAATCAACAAGCTGCACAAGAGCGGTTAAATACGCCTGAAGGGAAGAAAGATTTCCGTCGGGCGATTTTTTCATGTTGGTTAGGAACAACCATGGAGTATGCGGATTTTGCTCTTTATGGTTTAGCTGCAGGTATCATTTTCGGTGATGTTTTCTTCCCTGATGCGACACCGATTATGGCATTACTCTCAAGTTTTGCAGCCTATTCTGTCGGGTTTATTGCTCGTCCGATTGGTGCACTGTTTTTTGGGTGGCTCGGCGATAAACATGGGCGGAAAATGGTCATGGTGATCACCATTGCGCTGATGGGCCTATCCACTACGCTTATTGGGGCAATCCCTAGCCATGCCCAAATTGGTGTTTGGGCTCCCGTATGCTTGGTCATCTTACGTTTTGCTCAAGGTTTAGGGGCGGGCGCAGAACTATCGGGTGGTACCGTGATGCTCGGGGAATATGCTCCAGTGAAGCGCCGCGGTTTAGTATCTTCAATCATCGCATTGGGATCAAACAGTGGCACATTGTTGGCATCAATGATTTGGTTGATTGTATTGCAATTAGACAAAGAGAGCCTAATGTCATGGGGATGGCGCATTCCGTTCCTTGGCAGTATTTTAATTGCATTAGCTGCGTTATTTATTCGCCAACATATGCGCGAAACCCCCGTATTTGAACGCCAAAAAGAATTGCTCGCAGAAGAGCGCCGTAAAGCATTGGAATCAGACACTATCATCCATGCTGTTGATAACCGCTCATTTTGGCAGAAAACGCGAGCATTCTGGACAATGGTTGGCTTGCGAATTGGCGAGAATGGCCCGTCTTATCTTGCTCAAGGTTTTATTATTGGCTACGTCACAAAAATATTGCTGGTAGAGAAATCCGTTCCCACTACTGCGGTATTAATCGCATCAATCTTGGGGTTTGCCATTATTCCATTTGCGGGTTGGTTATCTGACCGATTTGGTCGCCGTATTGTTTACCGCTGGTTCTGTTTCTTATTGATGTTGTATGCCGTACCTGCATTTATGTTGCTCGATTCCCGTGAGCCAATGATTGTTATCCCAACGATTGTGGTTGGAATGGGGTTAGCATCACTGGGTATTTTCGGGGTACAAGCGGCATGGGGTGTTGAATTGTTTGGTGTGCGTAACCGCTACACAAAAATGGCATTTGCTAAAGAACTTGGTTCTATTTTATCGGGTGGTACAGCGCCTCTGGTCGCTGCGGCATTATTGTCTTGGACAGGGCATTGGTGGCCAATTGCGATTTACTTTATGGGAATGGCGTGTATTGGGCTTGTGACAACATTCTTTGCACCAGAAACGCGAGGTCGTGACCTTAACTTGCCTGAAGATGCCATATAA
- a CDS encoding LacI family DNA-binding transcriptional regulator has protein sequence MSDANSRKVTRVDVAREAGTSVAVVSYVINNGPRPVAEATKQKVLAAIKKTGYRPNGIAKALASGSTQTYGLVIPDISNPFLASIAHALQREAFKHGHVLLLGDAGDSRAREKELINNLLLRQVEGLIYTSVDRHPYIDLIQSSGTPCVMLDRVEASEGVSTIQVNEKLAAYKITRHLIEHGYKNIGIICGPNEMLNTQDRLSGWQEALETSSLEVQQKWILAGEYSRDWGYQAIYQMQKVGLPEAIFATNELQAFGCLKALAELKVRVPEDIALVCFNGTVQSEYTVPTLTTVRQPVDKIAEKAIHILQNWPYKEAVCEVEFELQIGHSCGC, from the coding sequence GTGTCTGATGCAAATAGCCGTAAAGTGACGCGGGTAGATGTTGCCCGCGAAGCGGGAACATCGGTTGCGGTGGTCAGTTATGTGATTAATAACGGCCCCCGCCCTGTTGCGGAAGCGACAAAACAAAAAGTGTTAGCGGCAATCAAGAAAACGGGGTATCGCCCCAATGGGATTGCCAAAGCACTTGCATCAGGCAGCACGCAGACTTACGGGTTAGTGATCCCTGATATCTCCAACCCTTTTCTGGCTTCGATAGCCCATGCACTACAACGGGAAGCCTTTAAACATGGCCATGTTTTATTACTTGGGGATGCTGGCGACTCGAGGGCTCGTGAAAAAGAGTTAATCAATAATTTGCTGTTACGGCAAGTTGAAGGGCTGATTTACACCAGTGTTGATAGGCATCCTTATATTGACCTGATTCAGTCGTCAGGTACGCCATGTGTGATGCTTGATAGGGTAGAAGCCTCTGAAGGTGTGAGCACTATTCAAGTGAATGAGAAACTCGCGGCTTATAAAATCACCCGCCATTTGATAGAGCATGGTTATAAAAATATTGGCATTATTTGCGGGCCAAATGAAATGCTCAATACGCAAGACCGCTTGAGCGGCTGGCAAGAAGCGTTAGAAACATCAAGCCTTGAAGTGCAGCAAAAATGGATTTTAGCGGGAGAATACTCCCGTGATTGGGGATATCAGGCGATTTATCAAATGCAAAAAGTCGGTTTACCAGAGGCCATTTTTGCGACGAATGAATTACAGGCTTTCGGTTGCTTAAAGGCGTTAGCGGAGCTAAAAGTACGAGTCCCTGAGGATATTGCACTGGTTTGTTTTAACGGTACCGTTCAATCTGAGTATACGGTTCCTACGCTGACAACCGTCCGCCAACCCGTTGATAAAATTGCTGAAAAAGCGATACACATCTTACAAAACTGGCCATATAAAGAAGCCGTCTGTGAGGTTGAGTTTGAATTACAGATTGGGCACTCTTGCGGGTGTTAA
- a CDS encoding nucleoside hydrolase: MRVIIDCDPGNGVAGANVDDGLALALAIAAPEIQLEMITTVSGNTPSNVGYNVASHLVRSLNENIPVYRGASSALIEASAPWREQLDNGAQRAKLTHLWDNLPSVPVLPESIPEAALRIGKLVCENPKKITIIAIGPLTNIAMAMQLFPELAENVAEIIIMGAVFNVPGYVKDTNFGLDPEAAHAVLNSGANITLVPMDVTVQTQMVHSDLDRFAELASPLSQFLVSTMRPWIDYSRATRQLAGCWIHDVLTVAWLLDKSVVTYELQQVDIELQGALRGKSYRLEPLRLRVGIPALKTKPIKVLQSVDNQKLLDLIFQVIKNYSTIK; this comes from the coding sequence ATGCGTGTAATTATTGATTGTGATCCGGGTAACGGGGTTGCTGGCGCGAATGTCGACGATGGGCTCGCACTTGCACTTGCGATTGCGGCACCTGAAATCCAGTTAGAGATGATCACCACGGTTTCTGGTAATACGCCTAGCAACGTGGGGTATAATGTTGCGAGCCATTTGGTGCGCTCATTAAACGAAAATATCCCCGTCTATCGAGGCGCATCATCCGCCCTAATCGAAGCTAGTGCGCCATGGCGGGAGCAACTAGACAACGGTGCACAAAGAGCGAAGCTTACTCATCTATGGGACAACCTTCCTTCTGTGCCAGTGTTACCTGAATCGATTCCTGAAGCGGCTTTACGCATTGGTAAATTAGTCTGCGAAAACCCAAAAAAAATTACTATTATCGCCATTGGCCCTCTAACCAATATAGCGATGGCGATGCAGTTATTCCCTGAGCTTGCTGAAAATGTGGCTGAAATTATTATTATGGGTGCGGTCTTTAATGTGCCAGGTTATGTGAAAGACACTAACTTTGGTTTAGACCCTGAAGCGGCTCATGCAGTATTAAACAGCGGCGCGAATATTACGTTAGTTCCTATGGATGTGACGGTACAAACCCAGATGGTGCATAGCGACCTCGATAGGTTTGCTGAGCTCGCCTCGCCATTGAGCCAGTTTCTGGTGAGCACCATGCGACCATGGATAGACTATTCGCGAGCAACACGGCAGCTTGCTGGGTGTTGGATCCACGATGTATTAACCGTCGCATGGTTATTGGATAAAAGCGTGGTGACTTATGAATTGCAGCAAGTGGATATTGAGTTACAAGGGGCACTTAGAGGGAAAAGCTACCGTCTTGAGCCGTTGCGACTACGTGTGGGGATCCCAGCGTTAAAAACGAAACCCATCAAGGTGCTGCAATCAGTTGATAATCAAAAACTATTAGATTTAATCTTTCAAGTTATTAAAAATTACTCAACAATAAAATAG